One segment of Metallosphaera cuprina Ar-4 DNA contains the following:
- a CDS encoding 50S ribosomal protein L14e, with protein MAIIEVGRICVKLTGREAGSKCVIVDIIDDNFVLITGPKSLSGVKRRRANISHIEPTDKTIEISKGASDQEVESKIKEVGLTDFMKERVKIKIPVI; from the coding sequence ATGGCGATAATAGAAGTTGGAAGAATATGTGTAAAGCTTACGGGTAGAGAGGCTGGTAGTAAATGTGTTATTGTAGATATCATAGATGATAATTTTGTACTTATAACTGGTCCTAAGAGCCTTAGTGGAGTTAAAAGAAGGAGGGCCAACATATCTCATATTGAACCAACCGATAAGACTATAGAGATCAGTAAGGGAGCTTCGGATCAAGAGGTAGAGTCAAAAATTAAGGAAGTAGGCCTAACCGACTTTATGAAAGAGAGGGTGAAGATAAAGATTCCAGTGATATGA
- a CDS encoding tRNA pseudouridine synthase A — MNITPFIRRIDEFCNASLSWNTVKAYVPIGDFGSYPDKRSVPELIKTSIINLDKPPGPTSHEVAFWIKNMFNLPRVGHGGTLELL; from the coding sequence ATGAATATTACCCCTTTTATAAGGAGAATAGATGAGTTTTGTAATGCAAGTTTATCTTGGAATACAGTCAAGGCTTACGTTCCTATAGGAGATTTCGGATCTTATCCCGATAAAAGGTCTGTACCAGAACTGATTAAGACGTCGATAATCAATTTGGATAAGCCGCCAGGCCCAACTAGTCACGAAGTCGCATTCTGGATTAAGAACATGTTTAATCTCCCTAGGGTAGGGCACGGAGGGACCCTAGAGCTGCTCTAA
- a CDS encoding RNA-guided pseudouridylation complex pseudouridine synthase subunit Cbf5, with translation MNLVTKSIKEYVCLMEVHCDVNESEIMDVAKTFIGKIYQKPPVRSSVKRRVRKREVYSIDVLEIDKRKVLMRISSEPGTYMRKICHDMGILLNCGAHMRELRRVRSGIFKEDTLVTLQQVSEALYLYRNCGEEEELRKILMPMEIAFCGVPKIIVDDETVNSISYGSPLMAPGIIAYQDFKKGDYVGLITWKGEGIAIGKAVIDSKQLGKKGEVVKTERVLMDKDIYPKAWKK, from the coding sequence ATGAATTTGGTTACGAAGTCAATTAAGGAATATGTGTGTCTTATGGAAGTACATTGCGATGTCAACGAGAGCGAGATCATGGACGTTGCGAAGACGTTCATAGGGAAAATATATCAAAAACCTCCTGTTAGATCATCAGTCAAGAGAAGGGTTAGAAAGAGAGAGGTTTACTCTATTGATGTCCTAGAAATAGACAAGAGGAAGGTTCTGATGAGAATATCATCTGAGCCTGGAACATATATGAGAAAAATATGTCATGATATGGGGATTTTGTTAAATTGTGGGGCTCATATGAGGGAGCTAAGGAGAGTGAGATCTGGAATATTCAAAGAAGACACTTTGGTGACCTTGCAGCAAGTTTCGGAGGCCCTATATCTATATCGTAACTGTGGAGAAGAAGAGGAGCTCAGGAAAATCCTTATGCCTATGGAGATAGCCTTCTGTGGCGTACCAAAGATTATAGTCGACGATGAGACTGTAAATTCCATTTCTTACGGTTCACCGCTCATGGCTCCCGGGATCATAGCTTATCAAGATTTCAAGAAGGGAGATTATGTAGGTCTTATAACGTGGAAGGGTGAAGGTATCGCAATAGGTAAAGCAGTGATCGATTCCAAGCAATTAGGTAAGAAAGGGGAGGTCGTAAAGACAGAAAGAGTACTTATGGACAAGGATATTTATCCAAAGGCTTGGAAGAAATGA
- a CDS encoding class I SAM-dependent methyltransferase yields MIYVVTDVVNGVPLSLISYPGLFSKKRLDLGTRVLLENLIIPKEGTVVDLGCGYGPIGIYLALQNPSLRVYMLDANPLAVKASKENVERYKLKERVTVLRSDVLSALDVKASAIFSNPPLSKGVEILEKLAVEASEKLERAGYIQMVLYRGEVNAIKVFSKYFSKVEVLKSVKGYSIVFVVNN; encoded by the coding sequence ATGATTTATGTCGTAACAGATGTAGTTAACGGTGTTCCTCTGAGCCTAATAAGCTATCCTGGTCTTTTTTCCAAAAAGAGGCTTGACTTAGGAACTCGAGTACTACTTGAGAATTTAATAATTCCAAAAGAAGGAACAGTGGTGGATCTAGGGTGTGGTTATGGACCTATCGGGATTTACCTTGCCTTACAAAATCCTAGTTTAAGAGTTTACATGCTCGATGCTAATCCTTTAGCAGTGAAGGCATCTAAGGAGAACGTAGAGAGATATAAATTGAAAGAGAGAGTCACAGTGCTACGAAGCGACGTTCTATCTGCACTAGATGTGAAGGCTAGTGCCATCTTCTCAAACCCTCCTCTTTCCAAAGGCGTAGAGATCTTAGAGAAATTAGCTGTCGAGGCGTCAGAAAAACTCGAAAGAGCTGGATACATACAAATGGTCCTATATAGAGGAGAAGTTAACGCAATTAAGGTTTTTAGTAAATATTTTTCTAAGGTAGAAGTGTTGAAGAGCGTTAAAGGATATTCGATAGTCTTTGTAGTAAACAATTAA
- the pcn gene encoding proliferating cell nuclear antigen (pcna) yields MRIVYSNAMDFKVIIEALTRLIDEATLSFTNAGLDLTAIDRAHISLLKLHFPKEAFEEFDVNDQLNFGFNTQYLEKIMSSARKKEKMEIEINDESQAIIRMLGDPRKEFIVRNIEVPVQEIPELKLDYDVRAKINSSGFKKAISEISSVSDSVEIDSNESELKLRSKGEVEVEVEFTKDIGGLQEIELKKPSVSSYSSEYLEDILILTRLSGFINLLYAEQKPLQLEFNMENGGNVVYLLAPQMG; encoded by the coding sequence ATGAGAATCGTCTATAGTAACGCAATGGACTTTAAGGTAATTATCGAAGCTCTTACAAGGTTAATTGATGAGGCAACTCTTTCTTTTACAAACGCTGGTTTAGATCTTACAGCTATTGATAGAGCTCATATATCGCTTCTAAAGTTACATTTTCCTAAGGAAGCTTTTGAAGAGTTCGATGTAAACGATCAGCTCAATTTTGGTTTTAACACGCAATATTTAGAAAAGATAATGTCAAGCGCTAGGAAAAAGGAAAAAATGGAAATTGAGATTAATGATGAATCTCAAGCTATAATAAGAATGTTAGGCGATCCAAGGAAGGAGTTTATTGTAAGGAATATAGAGGTTCCTGTCCAGGAGATACCAGAGCTGAAATTAGACTATGACGTAAGAGCCAAAATAAACTCTTCAGGTTTTAAAAAGGCAATATCGGAGATTTCGTCAGTTAGTGATTCTGTAGAGATAGACTCTAACGAATCAGAACTTAAGCTAAGATCTAAGGGTGAAGTAGAGGTTGAGGTAGAGTTCACTAAAGATATAGGTGGTCTCCAAGAGATAGAGCTGAAAAAACCTTCCGTATCTAGTTACTCCTCTGAATACTTGGAAGATATACTTATATTAACAAGACTTTCAGGTTTCATCAACCTCCTCTATGCTGAACAAAAACCACTACAGCTAGAATTTAATATGGAGAACGGAGGTAATGTAGTGTACCTATTAGCTCCTCAAATGGGGTGA
- a CDS encoding 5-methyltetrahydropteroyltriglutamate--homocysteine methyltransferase — MIKFPLSVIGSYPRPISLGKVFSRYRSGKIDKNTLDSEIYKRIKNFLITVQSINVKYTTDGMFRWDDIVDLTFSYLSGPIKGELDRFYDNNFYYRKPVIKNEIKASPEEYIKSLRDDINIAKEVGFKGILKAVVVGPLTYALLSDNKYYETSDLIHVYSNQVNSVLKSIPSDIKAIEIHEPSLFTKGVKTSILSKLKDAYTELVSGVPQEKHIITYFKVDTSKLDIFFDLPVDVFGIDVIENLNLMAQVYKRIVNRRVFFGVLNSRNTKLERLSTIRRIVEKAREKGATEVLIGNASPMDFIPEVIALRKLKLLKMLGDQ; from the coding sequence GTGATAAAGTTTCCGTTAAGTGTAATAGGAAGTTATCCAAGGCCTATATCTTTAGGGAAGGTTTTTTCAAGATATAGATCGGGTAAAATTGATAAAAATACCCTAGATAGTGAAATATATAAAAGAATTAAAAATTTCCTCATAACAGTTCAGAGCATAAACGTAAAATATACTACGGATGGTATGTTTAGATGGGATGACATAGTTGATCTAACCTTCTCATACCTTTCCGGACCAATTAAAGGGGAATTAGACAGGTTCTATGATAACAACTTCTATTATAGAAAACCTGTCATTAAAAATGAAATTAAGGCAAGTCCAGAAGAGTATATAAAATCATTGCGAGACGATATAAATATAGCTAAAGAGGTAGGATTTAAGGGGATATTAAAGGCAGTAGTAGTTGGCCCCCTTACATATGCCCTTCTTAGTGACAATAAGTATTATGAAACTTCGGATCTCATCCACGTTTATTCAAACCAGGTTAATTCTGTCCTTAAGTCTATACCATCAGACATCAAAGCAATAGAAATCCATGAGCCTTCCCTTTTCACGAAGGGTGTAAAAACCTCTATACTATCAAAGCTTAAAGACGCCTACACTGAACTGGTTAGCGGGGTTCCTCAAGAGAAACATATAATCACATATTTTAAGGTAGATACATCAAAACTTGACATTTTCTTTGACTTACCGGTAGACGTTTTTGGAATAGACGTTATAGAAAATCTTAACCTTATGGCTCAAGTTTACAAGAGGATTGTTAATCGTCGTGTGTTTTTCGGTGTCCTTAACTCCAGGAATACTAAGCTGGAGAGGTTATCAACGATCAGGAGGATCGTAGAGAAGGCGAGAGAGAAAGGGGCCACGGAGGTCCTTATAGGTAACGCTTCACCCATGGATTTTATACCTGAGGTTATTGCTTTAAGAAAGCTTAAACTTCTTAAGATGTTAGGTGATCAGTAA
- a CDS encoding methionine synthase, giving the protein MQLEMLPTTVIGSYPRPKWLREAISLSRNGRIKKEDLEEAFNDAAVVVMRDHQKAGIDVPTDGEVKRDEMVEFFAERLNGFKFYGPVRVWGTAYYKKPSVVSKIEYRNPMLVDEVQFTKSISYTPFFKVTITGPYTIGYWSYNEYYKDRQEMVFDLAKVINTELKNLVEAGSKIIQIDEPAIHSNADEVKWAIDAVNESVKGINAKLMVHICYGNYKIVAPYLNDLKVDQINFALKMYNYKPLKLFKEVGYDKEIGAGVIDVHNRNVETPEEVYRDIKRVMEYFPLEKIWINPDCGLKLLPRDIAFSKMVSMVKGTLMMREELKKNGTISS; this is encoded by the coding sequence ATGCAACTTGAAATGCTTCCAACAACTGTAATTGGAAGCTATCCTAGGCCTAAATGGCTTAGGGAAGCTATATCTCTATCAAGAAACGGTAGAATAAAGAAAGAGGATCTTGAAGAGGCATTTAATGACGCTGCGGTAGTAGTGATGAGGGACCATCAGAAGGCCGGCATAGACGTCCCGACAGACGGAGAAGTAAAAAGAGATGAAATGGTTGAATTTTTTGCAGAAAGGCTGAACGGTTTCAAATTCTATGGACCTGTTAGAGTGTGGGGTACCGCCTATTATAAGAAACCTTCGGTTGTTTCAAAGATAGAGTACAGGAATCCTATGTTAGTAGATGAGGTTCAGTTTACCAAGAGCATATCTTACACACCTTTCTTCAAAGTAACAATTACTGGACCTTATACAATTGGATACTGGTCTTATAATGAGTACTATAAGGACAGACAAGAGATGGTTTTTGATCTTGCTAAGGTGATAAATACAGAGTTAAAGAATCTGGTTGAAGCAGGAAGTAAGATTATTCAGATCGATGAACCTGCAATACATTCTAACGCTGACGAGGTAAAATGGGCAATAGATGCAGTTAATGAGTCGGTGAAGGGTATAAACGCTAAGCTAATGGTCCATATATGCTATGGAAACTATAAGATAGTCGCGCCATACCTTAACGACCTGAAAGTCGATCAAATAAATTTTGCTCTAAAAATGTATAATTACAAACCTTTGAAATTATTTAAAGAAGTAGGATATGATAAGGAGATTGGAGCTGGAGTTATAGACGTCCATAATCGTAACGTTGAAACCCCAGAAGAGGTTTATAGAGATATTAAGAGAGTGATGGAGTACTTCCCACTAGAGAAAATATGGATAAATCCAGATTGTGGATTGAAATTACTCCCTAGGGATATAGCTTTCTCCAAAATGGTTTCGATGGTAAAGGGAACCTTGATGATGAGGGAAGAACTTAAAAAGAACGGAACAATTTCATCTTAG
- a CDS encoding 30S ribosomal protein S15, which translates to MNKRRANGSSHSTRPVRAGSPKWVRFSREEVEMLIEELAKKGYSPSMIGIALRDQYGVPLAKQIIGKKVVQFLEERKLAPQIPEDLFNLIRRAVNVRRHLNEYPADKTAKKGLEEIESKIRRLSYYYKSINKLPHNWFYDPAKAELLVSASS; encoded by the coding sequence TTGAACAAAAGAAGAGCTAACGGTAGTTCCCACTCAACTAGGCCAGTAAGGGCAGGATCGCCTAAATGGGTTAGATTCTCCAGGGAAGAAGTAGAAATGTTAATAGAAGAACTAGCGAAGAAAGGGTACTCTCCTTCAATGATAGGTATAGCCTTAAGGGATCAGTACGGCGTCCCTCTAGCAAAGCAGATTATTGGAAAGAAAGTTGTACAGTTCTTAGAAGAGAGGAAATTAGCGCCCCAAATTCCAGAGGACCTATTCAACCTGATAAGAAGGGCTGTAAACGTTAGGAGACATCTTAACGAATATCCGGCAGATAAAACGGCTAAGAAAGGGCTTGAAGAAATAGAGTCTAAGATAAGAAGGCTATCCTATTATTATAAGAGTATAAATAAGTTGCCTCATAATTGGTTTTATGATCCTGCAAAGGCGGAACTGTTGGTCAGTGCGTCAAGCTAG